One Candidatus Cybelea sp. DNA segment encodes these proteins:
- a CDS encoding lytic transglycosylase domain-containing protein produces the protein MPSWQSRNLAQRVLVNAERWRLDANMLVAVVTVESRWHTHAISRAGAIGLGQLMPGTAALLGVNPRDPAQNLSGAARYLRGLVQRFGSKHYDLVFAAYNAGPKAVTEYGGIPPFDETQNYVVRVLATWETLARTVHLPDDAYAALPLPAHGLDIDYWLDASTQ, from the coding sequence ATGCCGAGTTGGCAAAGCCGCAATTTGGCGCAGCGCGTGCTCGTGAATGCGGAGCGCTGGCGCCTCGACGCAAACATGCTGGTCGCAGTCGTCACCGTCGAGTCGCGCTGGCATACGCACGCGATTTCCCGAGCGGGCGCGATCGGGCTTGGGCAACTGATGCCCGGCACCGCGGCGCTGCTCGGCGTCAACCCGCGCGATCCGGCGCAGAACCTCTCGGGGGCCGCGCGCTACCTGCGCGGCCTTGTGCAGCGCTTCGGCTCGAAGCACTACGATCTCGTCTTTGCGGCGTACAACGCCGGGCCCAAGGCCGTGACCGAATACGGCGGGATTCCGCCGTTCGATGAAACGCAGAACTACGTCGTCCGCGTTCTCGCGACATGGGAAACGCTGGCCCGAACGGTCCATCTGCCGGACGACGCGTATGCGGCATTGCCATTGCCGGCACACGGACTCGACATCGACTACTGGCTCGACGCCTCGACCCAGTAA